The Streptomyces sp. NBC_01363 region CGACCAGGCCAACGGTCTGGTCCAGCAGTTCGGCCTGGAGCTCGACGAGCGCGGCAATGTCGCGCGCGACGCGGACTACGCCACCAACGTCGGCGGCGTCTTCGTCGCCGGTGACGCCGGCCGCGGCCAGTCCCTCATCGTGTGGGCCATCGCCGAGGGCCGCTCCGCGGCGCGCGGGGTGGACCGCTTCCTGACCGGAGCCAGCGCCCTGCCGGCCCCGATCCGCCCGACGGACCGTTCACTGGCGGTCTGATCACGGCACACAGAGACGTCCCGCACAACGGCGTGCGGAACTGAACGCGGCGCCTGCCCGTCCCCGACCGGACGATTCGGCAGGCGCCGTGGCGCGTCCGGGGCCGGTCCGGCCTGCCCCGGTCCGGCCTGCCCCGGCTCAGCCCGTCAGCGCGGACGTCTTGAGCACCACCAGCAGCACCAGCACGGCGAGCACCACCACAACCGCGGCGGCCTGAACCGTCGTACGGCGCTTCGCCGGGGCGTAGGCGTACGCGACGGTGACGATGCCGCCCGTCAGGAGCCCGCCCAAGTGGCCCTGCCACGAGGCGAACCCGGCCGAGATCACCATCCAGATCAGAAAACCGGCCATGAACCGGTTCACGGCCCGCATGTCGCGGCCCAGCCGCCGGTTGATGACGTAGAACGCCGCCCCGAGACCGAAGATCGCACCCGAGGCGCCCACCGTGCCGTCGAACGGCGCGATCAGATAGACCAGGACCGAACCGCCCAGCGCGGACAGCAGGTACAGCGCGAGGTAGCGGGCCCGGCCCAGCTGGTCCTCCACGACCCGGCCCAGGTTCCACAGCGCGTACATGTTGAAGAGGATGTGCAGCACCCCGAACGGCAGCGAACCCAGGGACGATCCGCCCGGCGGGAGATGCAGGAAGGCTCCGGTCAGCAGCCGGAACCACTCGCCGCCCACCACGCCGATCACATCGAAGCCGGGGAAGTCCCCGGCCTCGTAGACGTAGTGTCCGCCGTCCGGGCCGTTCAGCCCCGCACCGAGCATCGCGAACCGGTCGACGATTCCCGGCCGGACCAACTCTCCCAGGTACGCCACGATGTTGAGGCCCATCAGCACATACGTGACGAGCGGCACCGCCGACCGCGGGACCGCACCGCCGAACACCGTGCGCGCCTGCCGGACCGAACGCTGACCCTCCTTCACGCACTCCACGCAGTGGTGGCCGACCGCGGCCTCACGCATGCAGTCGGGGCAGATGAAGCGTTCGCAGCGGGTGCAGCTCACGTACGTCTCGTACGACGGGTGGCGGTAACAGGTGGTGACCGCGGCGTCCACGGCAGGCTCCTTCACGGGTGGGCGGACACGAGCGGCCGGTGGGGCGGCGGCAGATCAAGATAGCGAACGCCGCCCGACAGGGGCATACCTGAGTGGCTTACGCTCAGGGTTCTGACATGCCCGACACGTCGAGGATCGGAGAATCCGCATGGCCGGCTCGTCCGTCGCCGCACCAGGTCCGGCCATCAGCCTCCGCACGATGGAGGAGAGCGCGCCCGCGCTGGTCAGCCTCTACAAGAGCGCCGCCGTCTCGCTGACCAAGCACCGCATGAGCGGCGAGCGCGCCGCGGTCTATCTGGTGCTCGACTACTCCGGCTCCATGCGGGAGTACTACAAGGACGGCAGCGTCCAGGCCCTGGCGGACCGGGTGCTGGGGCTCTCCGCCCATCTGGACGACGACGGCCGCGTCCCCCTCGTCCTCTTCTCCACGGATGTCGACGCCGTCACCGACATAGCCCTGGACAACCACCGCGGCCGGGTCGACGCTGTCGTGGCGGGCCTCGGGCACATGGGGAAGACCAGCTACCACCTGGCCATGGACGCCGTCATCGACCACTACGTCGACAGCGGATCCACCGCGCCCGCGCTCGTCGTCTTCCAGACGGACGGCGGCCCGATCAGCAAGCACGCGGCGGAACGCTATCTCTGCAAGGCGGCGAAACTGCCCCTGTTCTGGCAGTTCATCGGCTTCGGCAACAAGCGGAGCAACCAGTTCGACTTCCTGCGCAAGCTCGACGAGCTGGCCGTACCCGCCAAGCGCGCCGTCGACAACGCCGGCTTCTTCCACGCCGGACCCGACCCGCGACAGGTCCCGGACGCCGAGCTCTACGACCGGCTCGTCGCCGAATTCCCGCAGTGGCTGGCCGCGGCCAGGACCCAGGGGATCGTCAAGTGAGGGCGCGGGTGCTGCGGGCGGCCGACCGCACGGCCACGCCCTGGAAGAACGGCGGGGGAGTCACCCGGGAGATCGCGGCACACCCCGAGGGCGCGCCGATGGACGCCTTCGACTGGCGGGTCAGCCTCGCCGATGTGGCCGAGGACGGGCCGTTCTCCTCCTTCCCGGGCGTCGACCGGACCCTGACCGTGGTCGAGGGCGCCGGGATGGACCTCATGGTGGGCGGCGAGCACCACATCGTCGACGAGCCGTACTGGCCGCACGACTTCCCCGGTGACCTGGAGACCGACGGCAGGCTGCTCGGCGGCCCGGTCGTGAACGCCAACGTCATGTGCCGCAGGGGGCGGACGGTCGCGGCGGTCGCGGTGGTGCGCGGCACCGTCCGGCTCGCGGCGCCCCCGGGCGGGGCGGCCCTGGCCATCGCGCTGGAGGACGGTGCGGTGCTCGACGGCTCGGACATCGAACTCGACCGCTACGACGTGCTGTTGACGCGGGAGGAGGCGCCGGTCGTGCTGCGGACCCATGGCTGGGCCCTGCTGATCACCCTGTCGGCCGGATGACGACGGGCACCCGGGTGCGGCCGGGAAAGCAGACAGAAGATGTCGGGATTCCAGGGTTCCATGGACGTATGACATCGAGTTCCTGGGAAGAGTTCCGCTCGGCGGAGCCGGTCTTTGCCGACACCGTCGACTCTGCTGCGCAATTCCTGGGTCAGGCTGTGAGTCGGTAGGCGAGGCGTTCGAGCCGGCTGCTGCGGGTGTGATGCTGGTCGTGTCCGGTCCAGTGGGCGTCGAGTCTGATCACGTTGAGTGCGGTGGCGGAGAAGGCGTGTTGGAGGCGGACTTTCGGTAGCCCGCGGTAGCGGGCCCGGCGTATGCCGGTGATGTCGAGGGCTTGATTGATAGTGCCTTCCACACCCGCTCGCAGGGCGTACTTGGCCTTCCACGTCTCGGTCTTCTGCTCGGCGCGGGCCTGGGTGAGGGCTTCTTCTGGCTCTCTGGGGCGCAGGGTGAGCATGCGGCGGCCTTTCGCGGAGCTGGTGCATTGGTCGCGGAAGGGGCAGGGGCGGCAGGTGCGGACGCCGAAGGTGATGACGATCGCGTCCGTTCCGTGCTGTTTCACGGGGTTCCAGTGCGCGCTGGTCTTGCCGGCGGGGCAGCGGACCTGGCGGGCCCTCCAGTCGATGATGAAGGCGCTCTTGTCGAAGCCGGCGTGGGCCTTGGCCTGGGCGGAATGATCCAGCAGAACCGGGGTGACCATACGGGTGCCCTGTTTCAGCGCGGCGGCGATGAGGTCGGCGGATGGATAGCCGGAGTCGAGGTAGTGCTCGGCGGGCCTGATGCCGTGCTCGGCCAGGCGCTGTTGGACCGGGGCGGTCGCTTTCACATCGGGCACGGTGGCATCGGTGGTGCACACGTCCGTGATCAGATTCGGTGCCGCCCGGACACCGGCTTCGGCTTCGGCTTCGGCTTCGGCTTCGGCTTCGGCTTCGGCTTCGGTGGGAGTGTCGCAGGTCTCGGTGAGATGGACCTTGTAGCCCATCCAGAACAGGCCCTCGCCCTTGGCCGCCCAGCGTGCGTCCGCGTCGTAGGGGGAGGCGAGGCGGCGATGACCGGGCGGGACACCCTCGTCGTCGGCGGCCCGCTTCTTGATCACCTCCCGTCCCCTGGTGTCGGTGCTCAGGTAGTACGTCTGGACGAGGATCTGCCGCAGGATCTGTACGGACTCG contains the following coding sequences:
- a CDS encoding rhomboid family intramembrane serine protease; translated protein: MDAAVTTCYRHPSYETYVSCTRCERFICPDCMREAAVGHHCVECVKEGQRSVRQARTVFGGAVPRSAVPLVTYVLMGLNIVAYLGELVRPGIVDRFAMLGAGLNGPDGGHYVYEAGDFPGFDVIGVVGGEWFRLLTGAFLHLPPGGSSLGSLPFGVLHILFNMYALWNLGRVVEDQLGRARYLALYLLSALGGSVLVYLIAPFDGTVGASGAIFGLGAAFYVINRRLGRDMRAVNRFMAGFLIWMVISAGFASWQGHLGGLLTGGIVTVAYAYAPAKRRTTVQAAAVVVVLAVLVLLVVLKTSALTG
- a CDS encoding VWA domain-containing protein, with the translated sequence MAGSSVAAPGPAISLRTMEESAPALVSLYKSAAVSLTKHRMSGERAAVYLVLDYSGSMREYYKDGSVQALADRVLGLSAHLDDDGRVPLVLFSTDVDAVTDIALDNHRGRVDAVVAGLGHMGKTSYHLAMDAVIDHYVDSGSTAPALVVFQTDGGPISKHAAERYLCKAAKLPLFWQFIGFGNKRSNQFDFLRKLDELAVPAKRAVDNAGFFHAGPDPRQVPDAELYDRLVAEFPQWLAAARTQGIVK
- a CDS encoding HutD family protein — its product is MRARVLRAADRTATPWKNGGGVTREIAAHPEGAPMDAFDWRVSLADVAEDGPFSSFPGVDRTLTVVEGAGMDLMVGGEHHIVDEPYWPHDFPGDLETDGRLLGGPVVNANVMCRRGRTVAAVAVVRGTVRLAAPPGGAALAIALEDGAVLDGSDIELDRYDVLLTREEAPVVLRTHGWALLITLSAG
- a CDS encoding IS1182 family transposase, producing MSMRPEGLPEVPEQTVMVARAAFPQGSLAIRVRDRLAEVFADEPFASAFGVRGAPGLSPGVLCLVTVLQFAEDLTDRQAAAMAVRAIDWKYALGAELTDTGFDASVLSRFRSRLSDNGMERVVFDRLLEYCVEEGLVAAGGRQRTDSTHVISAVRDLNRLELAGESVRAALEALAVAAPSWLAGQVDVAEFAHRYGPRVDGWRMPASQTKRDRLAQVFGQDALALCRAAWSPGTPPWIREIESVQILRQILVQTYYLSTDTRGREVIKKRAADDEGVPPGHRRLASPYDADARWAAKGEGLFWMGYKVHLTETCDTPTEAEAEAEAEAEAEAEAGVRAAPNLITDVCTTDATVPDVKATAPVQQRLAEHGIRPAEHYLDSGYPSADLIAAALKQGTRMVTPVLLDHSAQAKAHAGFDKSAFIIDWRARQVRCPAGKTSAHWNPVKQHGTDAIVITFGVRTCRPCPFRDQCTSSAKGRRMLTLRPREPEEALTQARAEQKTETWKAKYALRAGVEGTINQALDITGIRRARYRGLPKVRLQHAFSATALNVIRLDAHWTGHDQHHTRSSRLERLAYRLTA